The following are encoded in a window of Brevibacillus sp. DP1.3A genomic DNA:
- a CDS encoding amino acid adenylation domain-containing protein — translation MTMEDQVNHWLSELAGEAPLLQLPFDVPRHKNARYVEETQLIDLSKTIGEKASLLCEQEETDMFTLFLAAYHSYLYRYTGQNDIRIGAIAGGSSAFFASRVIVGGTKNFKQLLNEVRENGIEEKLANSSETTKLFHTFLRARKAGDEDNRLFVDSQIENVELRVDVEEAEGMRITFTYNSFLFTQQTIRRMIENFHNWIEQVITNVDTPIDLLRLISKNQERELVDEWCRKDEPTNVPGTILAAFDFQANRNPDAIALVFKQEKMTYRELDLRSNQLANYLRKIGVTSEVLVGICQERSIEMIVSILGVLKAGGAYVPIDPAYPVQRLHYILEDAALQVVIADEASATKVPDGIKVVKLLDYCKILSNESTEPPAMEVNGHNLAYVIYTSGSTGNPKGVMIEHHSVMNFLQTLESRSPLLQTDRLLQKTSVSFDASVWELFWWMLKGASLYILPNSDEKDPALLVKAVEMHKITHLEFVPTMLKAVLDCIENYGSSSALSSLKYITVGGEVLPPHVVTKSIDRLTIPHGTSLYNTYGPTETTVEVASFKCHPDETHTQIPIGKPNANTQLYVLNEHLQIQPVGVAGELYVGGSGVARGYLNRPELTKERFISNPYCAGSDSRLYRTGDLVRYLADGNLEYIGRNDNQVKVRGYRIELEEIEVTLGNHSTVEQAIIVAKKDAYENNKLIAYVIGSGTVTEWRDYLKAQLPEFMVPAYFVKMDVFPLTPSGKIDRKSLPEVGNSRPHVSTEYVKPDTEWEMKLLDIWKDLFGYDEIGVEDNFFELGGHSLLGTQVIARIRALFKKEIPLSALFTYPTIRSIVPIVTAADEVNAVDALPAIKRVSRDRELPLSYSQERVWFLEQLSANNSAYIFQATMKVRGMLELPILNKCFTEIVRRHEIFRTVFHEKNGQPYQVIYEPFDVELPVMDVSHLPESDRAAEVHRLIQMEIKNPIDIAQLPLARWIVYKISELESVILFVEHHLIHDGWSFRKFLKELFTLYSAYLENKPSPLAELPIQFADYCVWQNELFKRGKENKQLTYWKNLLQGANGVLELPTDRPRPVNQTFHGNMFTQLIPEELYLQLRDYCMKTNTTLFMVMMAAFQTLLHRYSNQEDIIVGSGVANRRWKDTEELIGMFVNNIVIRQQFTDNMTFQDVLQDVKMSALEAYENQEIPFDQVVDALKLKRDQSRNPLFQVMFSFQDAKVTHLPVSNLNIQLTEGISNGSAKFDINVVVTNHEELASSLLTKDEYGSISLDWEYNTDLYDESTMRRMFAHYIELLKSVLTHSDRTLHSMPMLNASEQNQILQEWNDTEVAFEDQKTLHQIFEEQAARTPERMAVVFGNEQWTYRQINNRANFLASKLRNMGVKPDTLVGLMSERSPDMMIGILAILKAGGAYMPMDTVAPKERLSYILRDSDTKVVVMQEKFRTAIGFNGPVLLFEENRPDQDVECDNLESVAHSKNLAYVIYTSGSTGAPKGVMIEHCSVVNRMNWMVHRYPMGEYDTIMQKTPYCFDVSVTELVLWFFTGSKLCFLAPHAEKDPELIIKTVAQYQVTYIHFVPSMLSIFLDHLENVDCAEEIKTLQRVYTTGEALSTDQVQRFHQLIGQRNHTTLINLYGPTETTIEVTYYDCHADSKVIPIGKPMDNIQAYILNKEGDLQPIGVMGELVIGGIGLAREYIGKPELTAERFVPNPFGNLSERLYKTGDYARWMPDGNIEYIGRMDNQVKIRGYRIELGEIEAVMRKQQGAGEVAIIAHEYEPGDKRLIAYYSGASEVETLKSHLQKQLPPYMIPSYFVRVGEMPLTSSGKLDRKALPLPEIHIVSHHYTAPRNSTEELLALIWSKILRVNQIGVFDSFFELGGHSLLATQVVSRIREVFGQHLPLRAIFDCPTIEGLAKRLTELRQGEKMVQLPALLQVDRTEPIPLSFAQHRLWFFDQLEPGSNVYNIPYVWRLSGSWDVAGLETGFNQLIERHEMLRSVFAKQNGVPVQLVKPHQPRSLPVMDVSSLSADEREKQVQHSIQRSADRVFDLSQGPLIEAELIKQDESEYVLLCTVHHIVFDGWSEDILLDEWMAFYEEAVSGTPADLPPLSIQYGDFAVWQRQWLSDETMKEQVAYWENELADELTVLQLPFDRPRPAIQTYAGDMQHIDLAPALLKKLKAFSKQEGASLFMTLLAAYQGFLSRYTGQTDILVGSPVANRTRKEMEGLIGCFVNTLVYRVNVEDNPSFRQLVAQVKEKTLRGQENQDVPFEKIVEARKPERNASYSPVFQTIFTMQTHLRNVKQWPNRKIEPVKSTIKVAKFDLSISIEVNSEHSLTISFGYNTDLFNPSSIERMIGHFVNWLEQVMAYPEESIEGLRLISEEEEKQLLEMWSNH, via the coding sequence ATGACCATGGAAGATCAAGTGAATCATTGGCTTTCAGAATTGGCAGGAGAGGCTCCATTACTGCAGCTTCCGTTTGATGTCCCCAGACATAAGAATGCTCGCTATGTGGAAGAGACGCAATTGATTGATCTGTCAAAAACGATAGGGGAGAAAGCGAGTTTACTTTGCGAGCAAGAAGAGACCGACATGTTTACGCTATTCTTGGCTGCATACCATAGCTATCTTTACAGATATACGGGGCAAAACGACATTCGGATTGGTGCGATAGCGGGTGGTAGTTCTGCTTTTTTTGCAAGTCGAGTGATTGTTGGTGGAACGAAGAATTTTAAGCAGCTATTGAACGAAGTCAGAGAGAATGGGATTGAGGAGAAGCTTGCCAATAGCTCCGAAACTACGAAATTATTTCATACCTTTTTAAGAGCGAGAAAAGCTGGGGATGAGGATAACAGACTTTTTGTCGATTCCCAAATAGAAAATGTAGAGCTGCGTGTTGATGTCGAAGAGGCTGAGGGAATGCGCATAACATTTACATATAATTCCTTCCTATTTACACAACAAACGATACGACGAATGATCGAGAACTTCCATAACTGGATCGAACAAGTAATTACTAATGTCGATACTCCTATCGATTTATTAAGACTGATATCCAAAAACCAAGAGAGAGAACTGGTAGACGAGTGGTGCAGGAAGGATGAACCCACGAATGTTCCTGGCACAATCTTGGCTGCCTTTGATTTCCAAGCCAATCGGAATCCCGATGCCATTGCGCTCGTTTTTAAGCAAGAGAAGATGACCTATAGGGAATTGGATCTCCGCTCAAATCAATTAGCGAATTACCTCCGAAAGATTGGCGTAACGAGTGAAGTGCTGGTGGGAATATGCCAAGAGCGTTCCATTGAAATGATCGTGAGCATATTGGGTGTGTTGAAAGCAGGAGGCGCCTATGTACCGATCGATCCTGCTTATCCCGTTCAAAGACTCCACTATATTTTGGAGGATGCAGCTTTACAAGTAGTGATTGCGGATGAAGCGTCCGCGACGAAAGTGCCTGACGGAATAAAAGTGGTTAAATTGTTGGATTATTGCAAAATTTTGTCGAATGAAAGCACGGAGCCTCCTGCAATGGAAGTAAACGGCCACAATCTTGCTTATGTCATCTACACCTCCGGCTCGACAGGAAATCCGAAGGGCGTAATGATTGAGCATCATTCCGTTATGAATTTTCTTCAAACGCTGGAGAGTCGCAGTCCGCTTTTACAAACGGACAGGCTTTTGCAAAAAACGTCTGTTTCCTTTGATGCGTCTGTTTGGGAACTCTTTTGGTGGATGTTGAAAGGTGCTAGCTTGTACATCCTCCCGAACAGCGATGAGAAAGACCCCGCCTTGCTTGTGAAAGCAGTCGAGATGCATAAAATTACCCATCTTGAGTTTGTGCCGACTATGTTGAAAGCCGTCTTGGATTGTATAGAAAATTATGGTTCTTCTTCTGCATTATCCTCCTTGAAATACATCACAGTTGGAGGGGAAGTGCTTCCGCCTCATGTTGTTACGAAAAGTATCGATCGATTGACCATTCCTCATGGTACCAGCTTATACAACACGTATGGGCCGACAGAGACGACAGTCGAGGTTGCCAGCTTCAAATGCCATCCAGATGAAACACACACGCAAATACCCATTGGAAAACCGAATGCCAATACACAGTTATACGTGTTGAACGAGCATTTGCAAATTCAACCTGTCGGAGTTGCCGGAGAGCTGTATGTCGGCGGATCAGGCGTAGCAAGAGGTTACTTGAACCGTCCTGAATTGACAAAGGAACGCTTTATTTCCAACCCGTATTGTGCGGGATCAGACTCGCGGTTGTATCGAACGGGAGATTTGGTTCGATACCTGGCCGACGGAAACTTGGAGTATATCGGGCGGAATGACAACCAGGTAAAAGTGAGAGGGTACAGAATTGAGCTAGAGGAAATTGAAGTCACTCTAGGCAATCATTCGACTGTTGAACAAGCAATCATTGTCGCGAAAAAAGACGCCTATGAAAATAACAAGCTGATCGCTTATGTGATAGGGTCTGGAACGGTAACAGAATGGCGTGATTATCTGAAGGCTCAGCTTCCAGAGTTCATGGTTCCGGCCTATTTTGTGAAAATGGATGTTTTCCCGCTTACTCCCAGCGGAAAAATTGATCGTAAGTCACTGCCAGAGGTAGGCAATAGTCGCCCGCATGTTTCGACGGAATATGTAAAACCGGATACAGAATGGGAAATGAAGCTCTTGGACATTTGGAAGGATTTGTTCGGATACGATGAGATTGGCGTCGAGGATAATTTCTTTGAATTAGGCGGACATTCGCTGTTGGGGACTCAGGTTATTGCCAGAATCCGTGCTCTTTTCAAGAAAGAGATTCCGTTGTCTGCTCTGTTTACATATCCGACGATTCGGAGCATCGTGCCGATTGTAACTGCCGCAGATGAGGTAAATGCAGTAGATGCGTTACCTGCCATAAAGAGGGTATCACGAGATCGAGAATTGCCGCTTTCTTATTCGCAAGAAAGAGTGTGGTTTTTAGAACAGCTAAGCGCTAATAATTCGGCTTATATTTTTCAAGCCACAATGAAAGTGCGTGGGATGCTGGAGCTCCCCATTCTCAATAAGTGTTTTACAGAGATTGTGCGCAGACATGAAATATTCCGAACCGTTTTTCATGAGAAAAATGGGCAACCGTATCAAGTGATCTATGAACCATTCGATGTGGAATTGCCTGTCATGGATGTTTCGCACTTACCTGAGAGTGATCGTGCCGCTGAAGTCCATAGATTGATCCAAATGGAGATCAAAAATCCGATTGATATCGCGCAGCTGCCATTAGCCCGCTGGATTGTTTACAAGATTTCTGAGTTGGAGTCCGTCATTCTGTTTGTGGAGCATCATCTGATTCATGATGGATGGTCGTTCCGCAAATTTTTAAAAGAGCTGTTTACGCTGTACAGTGCCTATCTTGAAAATAAACCATCTCCATTGGCTGAGTTGCCGATTCAATTCGCAGACTATTGCGTATGGCAAAATGAGTTGTTTAAGCGCGGCAAGGAAAACAAGCAGTTAACGTACTGGAAGAATCTATTGCAAGGGGCGAATGGGGTTCTGGAACTGCCCACTGACAGGCCACGACCAGTAAATCAAACCTTTCACGGGAATATGTTCACCCAATTAATACCGGAAGAACTGTATCTTCAACTGCGTGATTACTGCATGAAAACAAACACGACCTTATTTATGGTCATGATGGCTGCGTTTCAAACCTTGCTCCATCGTTATTCCAATCAAGAAGACATTATAGTAGGTTCGGGTGTCGCGAATCGGCGCTGGAAAGACACGGAAGAATTGATCGGAATGTTTGTGAACAATATTGTGATCCGTCAGCAATTTACCGACAATATGACGTTCCAGGATGTATTGCAAGACGTGAAGATGTCAGCTTTGGAAGCGTACGAGAATCAAGAGATTCCTTTTGATCAAGTAGTCGATGCCTTAAAACTGAAGCGTGATCAAAGCCGTAACCCTCTATTCCAAGTCATGTTTAGTTTCCAGGATGCAAAAGTCACTCATCTACCTGTATCCAACCTGAATATTCAACTCACCGAAGGCATTAGCAACGGATCCGCCAAATTTGATATCAACGTAGTGGTGACGAATCACGAGGAGCTCGCTTCTTCCCTTTTAACAAAGGATGAATACGGAAGTATAAGCCTTGACTGGGAATACAATACGGATTTGTATGACGAATCTACTATGCGCCGCATGTTCGCGCATTATATTGAATTGCTGAAAAGCGTTCTTACACACAGTGACCGGACGTTGCATTCCATGCCTATGCTGAACGCTTCTGAGCAGAACCAAATCCTTCAAGAGTGGAATGACACGGAAGTTGCGTTTGAGGATCAGAAAACGCTCCATCAAATATTCGAGGAGCAAGCTGCCCGGACGCCAGAGCGAATGGCGGTTGTATTCGGCAATGAACAATGGACCTACAGGCAAATAAACAACAGGGCAAACTTCCTGGCAAGCAAATTGCGAAATATGGGAGTGAAGCCGGATACATTAGTAGGATTAATGAGTGAGCGTTCTCCCGACATGATGATTGGTATTCTTGCCATTCTAAAAGCGGGTGGAGCGTATATGCCGATGGACACAGTGGCTCCGAAAGAAAGACTGTCCTATATTCTCCGGGATAGCGATACGAAGGTCGTCGTCATGCAAGAGAAATTCAGGACAGCGATCGGTTTCAATGGACCTGTTCTGTTATTTGAAGAGAATAGGCCGGATCAGGATGTGGAATGCGATAATCTTGAGTCCGTTGCCCATTCGAAAAATTTGGCGTACGTCATCTATACCTCAGGTTCGACGGGAGCACCAAAAGGAGTCATGATCGAACATTGCTCGGTTGTCAATCGGATGAACTGGATGGTCCATCGCTATCCTATGGGCGAGTATGACACCATTATGCAAAAAACTCCCTATTGTTTTGATGTTTCCGTAACGGAGTTAGTCCTATGGTTTTTCACTGGCAGCAAACTATGTTTCCTCGCTCCCCATGCAGAGAAAGACCCGGAGCTTATTATCAAAACGGTTGCCCAGTACCAAGTAACTTATATTCATTTTGTTCCATCTATGCTCAGCATCTTTTTAGACCATTTGGAGAACGTGGATTGCGCAGAGGAAATCAAAACTTTACAGCGAGTTTATACGACCGGGGAAGCTTTGAGTACGGATCAGGTTCAACGTTTTCATCAATTAATCGGGCAACGGAATCATACGACGCTTATCAATCTGTATGGTCCTACGGAAACGACAATTGAAGTGACCTACTATGATTGCCATGCCGATAGCAAGGTAATCCCTATTGGTAAGCCTATGGATAATATTCAAGCTTACATCCTCAATAAGGAAGGGGATCTGCAACCAATAGGTGTGATGGGAGAATTGGTTATTGGGGGTATTGGTCTTGCACGAGAGTATATCGGAAAACCCGAGTTAACAGCTGAACGTTTTGTCCCGAATCCTTTTGGCAATCTATCTGAAAGGCTATACAAGACAGGTGACTACGCGCGGTGGATGCCAGACGGCAATATTGAGTATATCGGGCGTATGGATAATCAAGTGAAAATTCGCGGTTATCGGATTGAATTAGGTGAAATCGAAGCGGTTATGAGGAAGCAGCAAGGGGCAGGAGAAGTTGCAATCATTGCCCATGAATATGAGCCGGGGGATAAACGATTAATTGCTTATTACAGTGGGGCATCAGAGGTCGAGACATTAAAAAGCCATTTACAGAAACAGTTACCGCCGTATATGATTCCTTCTTATTTTGTACGGGTGGGGGAAATGCCGCTCACATCGAGTGGCAAATTAGATCGTAAAGCATTGCCACTGCCTGAGATCCACATTGTAAGCCATCACTACACAGCGCCGCGAAACTCAACGGAAGAATTGCTCGCACTCATATGGAGTAAAATTTTACGAGTAAACCAAATTGGGGTATTTGATTCGTTCTTTGAATTGGGCGGACATTCCCTTTTGGCAACACAGGTTGTATCGCGCATACGAGAAGTGTTTGGTCAACATCTACCTCTCCGAGCGATCTTTGATTGCCCGACCATTGAAGGCTTGGCTAAGCGGCTAACCGAATTGCGACAAGGCGAGAAAATGGTTCAATTGCCTGCGCTCCTGCAAGTGGATAGAACGGAACCGATCCCGTTATCTTTTGCGCAGCACCGGTTGTGGTTTTTTGACCAACTGGAGCCTGGAAGCAACGTCTATAACATTCCATATGTATGGCGCTTAAGCGGTTCGTGGGATGTTGCCGGATTAGAAACAGGATTTAACCAATTGATTGAACGTCACGAAATGCTTCGTAGCGTATTCGCAAAACAAAATGGCGTCCCTGTACAGCTCGTTAAGCCGCATCAGCCAAGATCATTACCTGTCATGGATGTAAGCAGTCTCTCCGCGGATGAAAGAGAAAAGCAGGTCCAGCATTCTATTCAACGGAGTGCTGATCGCGTATTTGACTTGAGTCAAGGACCGTTGATTGAAGCCGAGCTGATTAAGCAGGATGAATCGGAGTATGTTCTTCTTTGTACCGTACATCATATTGTTTTCGATGGCTGGTCAGAGGATATCTTGTTGGACGAGTGGATGGCATTTTATGAAGAAGCAGTCAGCGGAACGCCTGCCGATCTGCCACCGTTATCCATTCAATACGGGGACTTTGCTGTGTGGCAAAGACAATGGCTATCGGATGAGACGATGAAAGAGCAAGTGGCGTATTGGGAAAATGAACTTGCAGACGAGCTTACGGTGCTTCAGTTGCCATTCGACCGTCCACGGCCAGCGATTCAAACGTATGCAGGGGACATGCAGCATATCGATTTGGCACCTGCATTATTAAAAAAGCTAAAAGCTTTTAGCAAACAAGAGGGTGCTTCCTTGTTCATGACATTACTGGCTGCCTATCAGGGCTTTCTCTCTCGCTATACCGGACAAACAGACATTTTAGTAGGAAGCCCGGTTGCGAATCGCACGCGAAAAGAAATGGAAGGGTTAATCGGGTGCTTTGTAAACACGCTGGTTTACAGAGTGAACGTCGAAGACAATCCAAGCTTTAGGCAATTGGTCGCCCAAGTCAAAGAAAAAACGTTGCGCGGGCAAGAAAATCAGGATGTGCCCTTTGAAAAAATAGTAGAGGCTCGCAAGCCAGAGCGAAATGCAAGCTACTCCCCTGTCTTCCAAACGATTTTTACGATGCAGACTCACCTGAGAAACGTAAAGCAATGGCCAAATCGAAAAATTGAGCCAGTGAAAAGCACCATCAAGGTAGCTAAATTTGATTTGTCGATTTCAATAGAAGTCAATTCAGAGCATTCGTTGACGATTTCATTTGGCTACAACACAGACCTATTTAATCCGTCCAGTATAGAACGAATGATCGGACATTTTGTGAATTGGCTCGAGCAAGTGATGGCATATCCTGAGGAGTCAATAGAAGGCTTGCGACTGATTTCAGAAGAGGAAGAAAAACAACTGCTGGAAATGTGGAGTAATCATTAG